The following are from one region of the Schistocerca cancellata isolate TAMUIC-IGC-003103 unplaced genomic scaffold, iqSchCanc2.1 HiC_scaffold_842, whole genome shotgun sequence genome:
- the LOC126147080 gene encoding uncharacterized protein LOC126147080: protein MEESSSSSETSPSGARKPFPSRKSKSKGQVLGKRQVRSSSGYSSHTEETTFSFSDRIHPPSRFSDSHSHELSEAECDMSKMGRKSGRSGASTRLSRETSFQIDV from the exons ATGGAAGAATCAAGCTCCTCATCAGAGACATCTCCCTCAGGAGCTAGAAAACCATTTCCATCTCGAAAATCAAAAAGTAAAGGCCAGGTTCTTGGAAAAAGACAAGTTCGCAGCAGTAGTGGATATTCTAGCCACACAGAAGAAACTACATTCAG TTTCAGTGATCGGATACATCCCCCTTCGAGATTTTCTGATTCTCATTCCCATGAGTTGAGTGAAGCGGAATGTGACATGAGTAAGATGGGCAGAAAATCTGGTCGTAGTGGTGCAAGCACCAGACTTAGTAGGGAAACATCCTTCCAGATAGATGTCTAG